One [Clostridium] saccharolyticum WM1 DNA segment encodes these proteins:
- a CDS encoding cell division protein FtsA, which produces MDNRHSILTDTLPDQAVFALDIGTRSIIGMVGMPDGERIHIVAIERAEHTKRAMIDGQIEDIDQVAKIAGQVKDRLEKKLGCRLNKVCVAAAGRALRTESVTYEMELSRPQKIDAESVSRLEAGAISEAEKLFMNREGRESDRQFYLVGYTVSRYYLDNYMISNLIDHHGRVLKADIIATFLPTEVVESLYAAMHKIGLEVASLTLEPIAAINAAIPQNIRLLNLAMVDIGAGTSDIAVCRDGSVTGYTMAILAGDEITESIMKEYLVDFDTAEKIKSEIDEAEELHFSDILGFEQTITRDSIFQCIKEASSRLCEEISAKILEVNGGMPSAVFLAGGGSRLSGLKEGIVEHLKIDPKRVAIAGNNFKINAFSDEYDLENPEYATPLGIVISAGFNIVNDSFRVILNDKPAKLFRSGSFTVMDVLMMNGYNYQDMIGRSGQNLVVSVNGKRTVFYGEKAEPSVLKLNGEEAQLSDPVNTEDWIVFIPASHGKSASAMLSQVTEIGKGRKVLVNGEAVREDIPLKSGDAIEIEDPADESEEEPVQKDGEKEPKETVPDPVNPVLSGTGPIPQAGNGKGADSRISKGKITFFLNNNPLTLPLKPDHQPYYLMDMLEYSGLDFKNVTGQVILEVNGESGYFQQELHSRDSIMIYQVK; this is translated from the coding sequence ATGGATAACAGACATAGTATTTTGACGGACACGCTTCCGGATCAGGCTGTTTTTGCTTTGGATATTGGTACCCGGAGCATCATCGGCATGGTGGGAATGCCTGATGGGGAAAGAATTCATATCGTTGCCATAGAGAGAGCCGAGCACACGAAACGGGCGATGATTGACGGCCAGATCGAGGATATTGACCAGGTTGCAAAAATCGCAGGCCAGGTCAAGGACAGGCTGGAGAAAAAGCTGGGATGCAGGCTTAATAAAGTCTGTGTAGCGGCTGCAGGAAGAGCGCTGCGGACGGAGAGCGTTACGTATGAAATGGAGCTTTCCAGGCCGCAGAAAATCGATGCAGAATCAGTCAGCCGTCTGGAAGCAGGTGCGATCAGCGAAGCAGAAAAATTATTCATGAACAGAGAGGGCAGGGAATCAGACCGGCAGTTCTACCTGGTAGGCTATACAGTAAGCCGATACTATCTGGATAACTATATGATCTCCAATCTGATTGACCATCACGGAAGGGTCTTAAAGGCCGATATCATTGCCACCTTCCTTCCAACAGAGGTGGTGGAAAGTCTTTATGCAGCCATGCACAAAATCGGTCTGGAGGTGGCGAGCCTGACCCTGGAGCCGATTGCAGCCATCAATGCGGCAATTCCCCAGAATATCCGCCTGTTAAACCTGGCTATGGTTGATATTGGCGCAGGAACCTCAGATATTGCGGTATGCCGGGATGGGTCTGTTACCGGCTATACTATGGCGATTCTCGCGGGAGATGAGATTACAGAATCTATTATGAAGGAATACTTGGTGGATTTTGATACTGCAGAGAAAATCAAATCAGAGATTGATGAAGCAGAAGAGCTTCATTTTTCTGATATTCTGGGATTTGAACAAACCATCACCAGGGATTCCATCTTTCAGTGCATTAAGGAGGCATCCTCCAGGCTTTGCGAGGAGATATCCGCAAAGATCCTGGAGGTAAACGGAGGTATGCCGTCAGCGGTATTCCTGGCTGGGGGAGGAAGCCGGCTCTCCGGCTTGAAGGAGGGAATCGTAGAGCATTTGAAAATTGATCCCAAGCGGGTAGCCATTGCGGGCAATAATTTTAAAATAAACGCATTTTCCGATGAATATGACCTTGAAAATCCGGAATATGCTACCCCTCTTGGAATTGTCATATCCGCAGGCTTTAACATTGTCAATGACAGTTTCCGTGTCATTTTAAATGACAAGCCGGCAAAACTGTTCCGAAGCGGCAGCTTTACGGTAATGGATGTTCTTATGATGAATGGCTACAATTACCAGGATATGATCGGACGTTCCGGCCAGAACCTGGTGGTGAGTGTCAATGGGAAGAGGACAGTCTTTTATGGAGAAAAGGCGGAGCCGTCTGTCTTAAAGCTTAATGGAGAAGAAGCCCAGCTTTCTGATCCGGTAAATACAGAAGACTGGATCGTGTTCATACCTGCCAGCCATGGAAAGAGTGCATCAGCCATGCTTTCTCAAGTAACGGAGATAGGCAAGGGGAGAAAAGTCCTGGTAAACGGCGAGGCGGTTAGGGAGGATATACCGTTAAAATCCGGTGATGCTATTGAAATTGAAGATCCAGCGGATGAATCAGAGGAAGAGCCGGTACAAAAGGATGGTGAAAAGGAACCAAAGGAAACAGTTCCGGATCCTGTTAATCCGGTATTATCAGGCACTGGTCCAATACCCCAGGCCGGCAATGGCAAGGGTGCTGACAGCCGCATAAGCAAAGGGAAAATTACATTTTTTTTAAATAACAATCCTCTGACGCTGCCTTTAAAACCGGATCACCAGCCTTATTATCTTATGGACATGCTGGAATATTCCGGACTGGATTTTAAAAACGTAACCGGACAGGTGATATTGGAAGTCAATGGGGAAAGCGGATATTTCCAGCAGGAATTACATAGCAGGGACAGCATCATGATCTACCAGGTCAAATAG
- a CDS encoding DUF3298 and DUF4163 domain-containing protein: protein MQTISQRTLTDIMRYHGITVFIYTIHYPFFATACDPAAAQSINMFYELQARQTEAYCRNELYAQAVDQVKYARKNQFPFHNYEFISVYKVTYNEDCVTSLYTDQYSYLGGAHGNTIRDSQTWDFSTGKQIRLPDFFPNNPKFTDFIFTGIQQQIEEQIKTDSAEYFDDFPSLIRGNFNLNGFYVHPNGIVIYYQQYDIAPYVRGIPEFFFPFQDCSFNT from the coding sequence ATGCAGACAATCTCTCAAAGAACGCTGACCGATATTATGCGCTATCATGGGATCACTGTTTTCATCTATACAATCCATTATCCTTTTTTTGCCACCGCATGTGATCCTGCAGCCGCCCAGAGCATTAATATGTTCTATGAACTGCAAGCCAGGCAGACAGAGGCTTACTGCCGCAATGAGCTGTATGCCCAGGCCGTAGATCAGGTAAAATACGCACGGAAAAACCAGTTCCCCTTTCATAACTATGAATTCATATCGGTTTATAAAGTTACATACAATGAGGATTGCGTCACCAGCCTCTACACCGATCAATACTCCTACCTGGGTGGCGCCCATGGAAATACAATCCGGGATTCCCAGACCTGGGACTTCAGTACCGGCAAACAGATAAGACTCCCTGATTTTTTCCCAAACAATCCGAAATTTACAGACTTTATTTTTACAGGAATCCAGCAGCAGATAGAAGAACAGATAAAAACAGACTCAGCCGAATATTTTGATGATTTTCCATCACTTATTCGTGGTAATTTTAATTTGAATGGATTTTATGTCCATCCCAATGGGATTGTCATCTATTATCAGCAGTATGATATTGCTCCCTATGTAAGGGGAATTCCGGAATTCTTCTTTCCTTTTCAAGACTGTTCTTTCAATACCTGA
- a CDS encoding spore coat protein CotJB, whose protein sequence is MMSSNANCDMLLRQVYEASFAMDDVVLYLDTHPDDQEALNYYFYVVNMRLQAMQAYEEQCGPLMADGVMDENYWTWIEDPWPWEGVCG, encoded by the coding sequence ATGAGTTCTAATGCTAATTGCGATATGCTGTTAAGGCAGGTGTATGAAGCCAGCTTTGCAATGGATGATGTGGTTTTGTATCTTGACACCCATCCAGATGATCAGGAAGCTTTGAACTATTACTTTTATGTAGTGAACATGCGTTTACAGGCAATGCAGGCCTATGAAGAGCAGTGCGGTCCTCTTATGGCTGATGGAGTAATGGATGAAAATTACTGGACCTGGATAGAAGATCCATGGCCCTGGGAAGGAGTGTGCGGTTAA
- a CDS encoding recombinase family protein, translating into MNRNKTMEIGAAYVRVSTNDQTELSPDAQLREIKKAAKADGILIPEEFIFIEEKGVSGRRADNRKQFQKMISIAKSQPSPFQYLYLWKFSRFARNQEESMFYKGVLRKKCGVTIKSVSEPIMEGMFGRLIESIIEWFDEYYSINLSGEVTRGMTEKALKEGYQASPCLGYRAVGEGKPFLIDENEYKIVEYIHQSYHNGMDLSAIARNANLQGFLTKRGNRFDRRAVERILKNRFYDGMVIWKDISFHGQHETRQTVTSVFKDNQNRLQREYRPRNRREVSNCRHWASGLLKCGYCGASLVFNKAPDTGRHPSCFQCWRYAKGLHEESCSITARKTEDLIMESLRNALSMEEITYGYVPKPVILTMGEEEHIQAALSRISRKKQRIKEAYENGIDTLEEYHAGKTRLEKEQEELRNRLMDLNRCPARDKTADKLLLADRIRNVCDILSDPEVSYEMKGNALRSVVKKIVYDKQEGTMKFFYYISR; encoded by the coding sequence TTGAACAGAAATAAAACAATGGAAATTGGAGCAGCTTACGTTCGCGTAAGCACAAATGACCAGACAGAGCTTTCTCCTGATGCCCAGTTAAGAGAAATTAAAAAAGCAGCAAAAGCAGACGGGATCCTGATCCCGGAAGAATTTATATTTATAGAAGAAAAAGGAGTCAGCGGACGCAGGGCGGACAACCGGAAGCAGTTTCAGAAAATGATCTCCATTGCCAAGTCCCAGCCTTCTCCCTTTCAGTATCTCTACCTCTGGAAGTTTTCCCGGTTTGCGAGAAACCAGGAAGAGAGCATGTTTTATAAAGGCGTTCTCAGAAAAAAATGCGGGGTGACCATCAAAAGCGTATCCGAACCCATTATGGAAGGCATGTTCGGCCGTCTGATAGAAAGCATCATCGAATGGTTTGATGAATACTATTCCATCAATTTATCCGGTGAGGTTACCAGAGGCATGACAGAAAAAGCCTTAAAAGAAGGATACCAGGCTTCTCCCTGCCTGGGATACCGGGCGGTTGGTGAGGGAAAGCCCTTTCTAATAGACGAGAATGAATATAAGATCGTGGAATACATCCACCAGTCCTACCATAACGGAATGGATTTATCGGCTATTGCAAGAAATGCAAATTTACAGGGATTTCTCACAAAAAGAGGAAACCGGTTTGACCGCAGGGCCGTTGAACGCATATTAAAAAACAGGTTTTATGACGGGATGGTCATCTGGAAAGACATCTCCTTTCACGGACAGCATGAAACCAGGCAGACTGTAACATCAGTGTTTAAAGACAATCAGAACCGCCTGCAAAGGGAATACAGGCCCAGGAACCGCCGGGAAGTGTCCAACTGCAGGCATTGGGCGTCCGGTCTCTTGAAATGCGGATACTGCGGAGCAAGTCTGGTATTTAATAAAGCCCCGGATACAGGCCGTCATCCCAGCTGTTTCCAGTGCTGGCGTTACGCCAAAGGACTTCATGAGGAATCCTGCAGCATAACTGCCAGAAAAACAGAAGATCTTATTATGGAATCTCTTCGCAATGCTCTTTCCATGGAAGAGATAACGTACGGCTATGTACCAAAGCCTGTTATCCTAACGATGGGGGAAGAAGAACACATACAGGCGGCCCTGTCAAGGATCAGCCGCAAAAAACAGCGGATAAAGGAAGCTTATGAAAATGGAATTGATACACTGGAAGAGTATCACGCAGGTAAAACACGGCTGGAAAAGGAGCAGGAAGAGCTTAGGAACCGCTTGATGGATTTGAATCGCTGCCCCGCCCGGGATAAGACGGCTGATAAGCTGCTGCTGGCAGACAGGATCCGGAATGTCTGTGACATTCTTTCCGATCCTGAGGTGAGTTATGAGATGAAAGGAAATGCTTTAAGAAGTGTGGTAAAGAAAATTGTTTATGATAAACAGGAAGGAACGATGAAATTTTTCTATTACATCTCCCGGTGA